From Candidatus Hydrogenedentota bacterium, a single genomic window includes:
- a CDS encoding PHP domain-containing protein produces MTTCRTNTSMRATSGKAQLTDNYRLYGLLKELIFWQKIAGHSNSQRHPYLHAASVINKLKEPLQLLYNNGRLHETLNSTAAVENAVAAWIVSGRFAPLETMRAAFPKSLLDLYALPGMKIKTIKHLYQHLGIDSCAALRHACERHEIAEHRDYGQAQQAHFLKALNFWEAQQGRYLIHNAWIQSDKLYRHLATYTEITHLAVTGELRRSMETISEIALLAAARNRKALLNHYHSYHPSLRILAVEENSSLVLTESDIPARLEVIGDEAWPFALLQRSSSDKHFEMLQGRASERGLVLTRQELRRSDGSRIPCTNEEEIYEALGMPFIPPELREGDWEFSLKATPDLITKKDLKGIIHCHSTWSDGKDSLEELALEAETQGYSYIVITDHSQNYVLSQGMPIEKAYAQQREIDALNSRLTKIRIIKGIEADILEDGSLDYGTEVLSRFEFVIASIHQAPEMTVDEATKRLIKAIEHPHTDVIGHMTGRLLLSRPGYAVHVDKVVDAAVANGVALEINGNPNRLDMDWRHLYKAADKGAIFSIGPDAHRSEGLINVYFGLGIARKGGLTSECIVNCKSAEEIMRWRKRK; encoded by the coding sequence ATGACCACTTGCCGGACGAATACTTCAATGCGTGCCACAAGCGGGAAAGCCCAGCTCACCGACAATTACCGTCTCTACGGTCTTTTAAAAGAATTAATATTTTGGCAGAAGATTGCAGGCCATAGTAATTCTCAAAGGCACCCTTATCTACATGCAGCTTCAGTTATAAACAAATTGAAAGAGCCCCTTCAGCTGCTTTATAACAATGGAAGACTTCATGAAACGCTCAACAGTACCGCCGCGGTTGAAAATGCGGTAGCAGCGTGGATAGTTTCCGGCCGCTTCGCACCTCTTGAAACGATGCGCGCAGCTTTTCCGAAAAGTCTGCTTGATCTCTATGCCTTGCCGGGTATGAAGATTAAAACAATCAAGCATCTTTATCAGCATTTAGGAATCGATTCTTGCGCTGCCTTGAGACACGCCTGTGAGCGGCACGAAATCGCAGAGCACAGGGACTATGGGCAAGCGCAACAGGCACACTTTCTGAAAGCACTTAATTTTTGGGAAGCGCAACAAGGCCGTTATCTCATTCATAATGCTTGGATACAATCGGATAAACTGTACCGCCATTTGGCTACCTATACGGAGATTACCCACCTAGCCGTGACAGGCGAATTGCGCCGTTCTATGGAGACTATTTCCGAAATCGCCTTGTTGGCTGCGGCGCGCAATAGAAAAGCCCTTTTGAATCATTATCACAGCTATCACCCGTCGCTCCGCATTCTTGCTGTTGAGGAAAACAGTAGTCTTGTTCTCACCGAATCGGATATTCCTGCCCGTTTGGAAGTGATTGGGGACGAAGCGTGGCCTTTTGCCTTATTGCAGCGTTCAAGCAGCGATAAGCATTTTGAAATGCTTCAAGGGCGTGCTTCTGAGCGCGGTCTTGTGTTGACGCGTCAAGAATTGCGCCGTTCCGACGGGAGTCGGATTCCTTGTACCAATGAAGAGGAAATCTATGAGGCGCTGGGAATGCCTTTTATCCCCCCTGAGTTACGAGAGGGCGATTGGGAATTTTCTTTGAAGGCAACACCGGATTTAATAACGAAAAAAGATCTCAAGGGAATCATCCACTGTCACAGTACTTGGAGTGATGGGAAGGATAGTCTTGAGGAATTGGCACTTGAAGCCGAGACGCAAGGCTACAGCTATATAGTCATTACAGATCACAGCCAAAATTACGTTCTCTCACAAGGGATGCCCATAGAGAAAGCGTATGCACAGCAGCGGGAAATCGATGCCTTGAACAGCCGTCTCACCAAAATTCGGATTATTAAAGGCATAGAAGCGGATATACTCGAAGACGGTTCTTTAGATTATGGCACTGAGGTATTATCGCGCTTCGAATTTGTGATCGCTTCCATACATCAAGCTCCTGAAATGACGGTGGATGAGGCAACAAAGAGGCTTATCAAAGCAATTGAACACCCCCATACGGATGTCATCGGCCATATGACCGGGCGTCTCTTATTGTCGCGGCCGGGCTACGCCGTCCATGTGGATAAAGTTGTAGATGCCGCTGTTGCGAATGGGGTAGCATTAGAAATCAACGGCAACCCTAATCGTCTTGATATGGACTGGCGTCACTTATATAAGGCGGCTGATAAAGGGGCTATCTTTAGTATTGGCCCCGATGCACACCGTAGTGAAGGATTGATCAACGTATACTTCGGACTCGGAATTGCCCGTAAAGGCGGGCTGACATCAGAGTGTATCGTAAACTGCAAATCAGCTGAGGAGATTATGCGTTGGCGAAAAAGAAAGTAA
- the nth gene encoding endonuclease III, protein MTKKEKERALALYDILEKTYPDAKCTLDFRSPFELLVMTILAAQCTDARVNIVCEDLFKRYKTLHDFADAKPGTLEKDIHSCGFYNQKARSIRGSARKILEEHGGEVPKSMEALLELPGVGRKIANAVLGECFHMPAVVVDTHCRRVSNRLGFTKQQDPEKIEIDLRALWREEQWTMYSQYMVHHGRALCHARSPKCGECPCWDLCPWPEKKKYSRHDPSKT, encoded by the coding sequence ATCACGAAGAAGGAAAAAGAACGGGCTTTGGCGTTGTATGATATTTTGGAGAAGACCTATCCCGATGCCAAATGCACCTTAGATTTTCGTTCTCCTTTTGAATTGTTGGTCATGACCATTCTCGCGGCACAATGCACTGATGCGCGCGTAAATATTGTATGTGAAGATCTTTTTAAACGATATAAAACGCTGCATGATTTTGCTGATGCGAAACCGGGAACCTTGGAAAAAGATATTCATTCCTGCGGTTTTTATAACCAAAAAGCGCGTTCCATACGGGGCAGTGCGCGCAAGATATTAGAAGAGCACGGGGGAGAGGTGCCCAAGAGCATGGAAGCCTTATTGGAATTGCCGGGCGTCGGTCGGAAAATCGCCAATGCTGTGCTCGGTGAATGTTTCCATATGCCTGCTGTTGTTGTGGATACCCATTGCCGACGTGTTTCCAATCGTCTAGGCTTTACAAAGCAACAAGATCCTGAAAAGATCGAAATAGATTTGAGAGCCCTTTGGCGGGAAGAACAATGGACTATGTATTCACAATATATGGTTCATCACGGTCGTGCCTTATGTCATGCGCGCAGTCCGAAATGTGGCGAATGTCCTTGTTGGGATTTGTGTCCATGGCCGGAAAAGAAAAAATATAGCCGTCATGATCCCAGCAAAACTTGA